The following proteins are encoded in a genomic region of Maribacter hydrothermalis:
- a CDS encoding AI-2E family transporter, with product MKIINPKVIRQIFVLLLIILTGGLIFKEIIPYFSGVLGAITLYVLLHKPMTKLIKKGWRPKVASALLMLISFLVILIPVSGALFMLGSKIGNAVDNSERVTKAFKTQLQQTEKYLGYDLTSEIDVSAVSGWVSKNLQGLVGGTFTTIIAISIMYFLLFYMLTNRKSFGESLYDYIPISTKNLNLIGDETRAMVRANALGIPLVAIAQGIVALIGFLIFGIDNPFFWAVIVTIGSMVPFIGNFLGTIPVFILALSNGDTFQAWGILLYGIVVVGSTDNIIRLYVLQKLDNVHPLVTLIGVIIGIPLFGFIGLIFGPLLISLFLIIVKIYRREYSTEIKDQL from the coding sequence ATGAAAATTATTAACCCAAAAGTAATTCGCCAAATTTTTGTTCTTTTATTGATCATTTTAACTGGCGGATTAATCTTTAAAGAAATAATACCCTACTTTTCAGGTGTGCTTGGAGCAATTACCTTATACGTGTTATTGCACAAACCTATGACCAAGCTAATTAAGAAAGGCTGGCGTCCAAAAGTTGCCTCTGCTTTACTAATGCTAATTTCTTTTTTAGTTATTCTCATACCCGTTTCTGGTGCACTATTTATGTTAGGAAGCAAAATCGGGAATGCCGTTGATAACTCTGAGCGCGTAACAAAGGCCTTCAAAACTCAATTGCAGCAGACTGAAAAATATTTAGGGTATGACCTTACTTCAGAAATAGACGTTTCGGCAGTCTCGGGGTGGGTTTCAAAAAATTTACAAGGTTTGGTAGGCGGTACCTTCACTACTATTATTGCCATTTCAATAATGTACTTCCTTTTATTTTATATGCTTACAAATCGTAAAAGCTTTGGAGAATCGTTATATGATTATATTCCTATTAGCACGAAAAATCTTAATCTTATTGGTGATGAAACACGTGCAATGGTACGTGCTAACGCCTTAGGCATACCACTAGTAGCAATTGCCCAGGGTATAGTAGCATTAATAGGTTTTTTAATCTTCGGTATAGATAATCCGTTTTTTTGGGCAGTAATTGTTACCATTGGTTCTATGGTTCCTTTCATAGGTAATTTTCTTGGTACTATTCCCGTATTTATCTTAGCGCTTTCTAATGGAGATACGTTTCAGGCTTGGGGTATTTTATTATACGGTATTGTAGTTGTTGGCTCTACAGATAATATCATTAGATTATATGTGCTGCAAAAATTGGATAATGTGCATCCATTGGTAACCCTTATAGGGGTTATTATAGGTATTCCCCTATTCGGCTTTATTGGACTAATTTTTGGCCCCTTATTAATAAGTCTTTTTTTAATTATAGTGAAGATATATAGAAGAGAGTATAGTACTGAAATTAAAGACCAACTGTAA
- a CDS encoding YtxH domain-containing protein, producing MSNNSNTLLGILAGTAIGATLGILFAPDKGINTRRKLVDEAVSAKDSLAETALDLRDRAATTISSQANTLEGKLESVVSDVSYKTEDVISQLEQKLKDLKTKNRKLQKS from the coding sequence ATGAGCAATAACAGTAATACATTATTAGGAATTTTGGCCGGTACGGCAATAGGAGCAACATTAGGAATATTATTTGCACCTGACAAAGGAATTAATACCCGTAGAAAATTAGTAGATGAAGCGGTATCCGCAAAAGATTCATTGGCTGAAACTGCACTTGATTTAAGAGACAGGGCGGCAACGACCATTTCTTCTCAAGCAAACACTTTAGAAGGTAAATTAGAATCTGTTGTTTCAGATGTCAGTTATAAAACTGAAGATGTAATTTCTCAATTAGAACAGAAACTAAAGGATTTAAAAACTAAAAATAGAAAACTACAGAAATCGTAA
- a CDS encoding ferritin: MKNKRISDTMEKILNEQMTREAYQAQVYLSYASWAEVSSFPGIAQFLYGHMSEEREHMFKILKYINDRGGETKIEAIKAPSANPKNIEDCFNKILQHEIDNSKQIDKIVDLALKEKDWATFNFAQWFVKEQIEEETLINEIIDKYTLASKKVDNNANLYDLDRDLASASQHATIPQEEKL; encoded by the coding sequence ATGAAGAATAAACGTATATCGGACACGATGGAAAAGATATTAAATGAACAAATGACAAGAGAAGCCTACCAAGCTCAAGTATATCTTTCCTATGCTTCGTGGGCTGAAGTTAGTAGCTTTCCTGGTATAGCACAATTTCTTTATGGCCATATGAGCGAAGAACGAGAGCATATGTTCAAAATATTAAAGTATATAAACGACCGTGGTGGTGAAACAAAAATTGAAGCTATTAAAGCACCTTCGGCAAACCCAAAAAACATTGAAGATTGTTTTAATAAAATATTGCAACATGAAATAGATAATTCTAAGCAAATTGATAAAATAGTAGATTTAGCTCTTAAAGAAAAAGATTGGGCAACGTTCAATTTTGCGCAATGGTTTGTTAAAGAACAAATTGAAGAGGAAACTTTAATTAATGAAATTATAGATAAGTATACCTTAGCATCTAAAAAGGTGGATAATAATGCTAACTTATATGACCTAGACAGAGATTTGGCAAGCGCATCTCAGCATGCCACGATTCCACAGGAAGAGAAATTATAA